A single window of Blochmannia endosymbiont of Camponotus nipponensis DNA harbors:
- a CDS encoding DMT family transporter, translated as MILGIAFAVVSGLLWGLIFVGPLLIPEYPSVLQASGRYIAFGLISLPLSWYDRARLRKLLLKDWLEAIKLVLTGHLVYYTCLTSAIQRIGAPISTAIIGTLPLMLTITTHVIFRNEHKLSNQTLLISLCLMGMGLLCVNVSELKSEFSIFDIWEYVSGIILAIISVLCWTWYALRNAHWLKTHPHNKPMTWANAQGVVTLPLSCLVYFFVCICCSDLIQDEFILPFGPRPMFFIFLMILIGFCCSWLGTFFWNEASQRLPTTLIGPLIAVETVAGLMYSFIHRQLWPSPLILIGMFLLISGVTCIVQIRRHIS; from the coding sequence ATGATCTTAGGAATTGCTTTTGCTGTAGTCTCGGGATTGTTATGGGGATTGATCTTCGTTGGTCCCTTATTAATACCGGAATATCCTAGTGTATTACAAGCATCTGGTCGTTATATTGCGTTTGGATTAATTTCGTTACCGTTATCATGGTATGATAGAGCGCGTTTACGTAAATTGTTATTAAAAGATTGGTTAGAAGCAATAAAATTAGTTTTAACGGGTCATTTGGTGTATTATACGTGTTTGACTAGTGCCATTCAACGCATTGGAGCTCCCATTTCAACAGCTATTATTGGTACATTACCTTTAATGTTGACTATAACGACACATGTTATTTTTCGTAATGAACATAAATTATCCAACCAAACCTTATTAATATCATTGTGTCTAATGGGAATGGGTTTATTATGTGTAAATGTTTCTGAATTAAAATCTGAATTTTCTATATTTGATATATGGGAATATGTAAGTGGAATAATTTTAGCAATTATTTCTGTTTTATGTTGGACATGGTATGCATTAAGAAATGCACATTGGTTAAAAACACATCCCCATAATAAGCCTATGACTTGGGCTAATGCACAAGGAGTCGTTACATTGCCTTTATCGTGCCTTGTTTATTTTTTTGTATGTATTTGCTGTTCAGATCTTATTCAAGATGAATTCATATTACCGTTTGGTCCTAGACCGATGTTTTTTATTTTTTTAATGATTTTAATTGGATTTTGTTGTTCTTGGTTAGGCACATTTTTTTGGAATGAAGCTAGTCAAAGGTTGCCGACAACATTAATAGGGCCATTGATTGCGGTGGAAACTGTAGCAGGTTTGATGTATTCATTTATACATCGACAACTATGGCCATCCCCTTTGATTTTAATTGGAATGTTTTTGTTAATTTCTGGAGTTACATGTATTGTGCAAATTCGTAGACACATAAGTTAA
- the folD gene encoding bifunctional methylenetetrahydrofolate dehydrogenase/methenyltetrahydrofolate cyclohydrolase FolD, translated as MTAKVIDGKHVSEEIKQEIAQQVLKNTNSGKRAPGLAMILIGHNPISNIYLTNKKKACEQVGFISFIYTLPITTTENEIFQLIETLNNDNRIDGILIQLPLPKKLKNISILERIAPDKDVDGFHPYNIGCLCQRSPTLRPCTSRGIITLLKWYHINMFVLHAVVVGASNIVGRPMTMELLLEGCTVSITHRFTQNLKVYIKNADLLIVAVGQANFIPGSWIKRGAIVIDVGINRLNNGDIVGDVHFSSAYERAAYITPVPGGVGPMTVATLIQNTLQAYNSHL; from the coding sequence ATGACTGCTAAAGTAATTGATGGAAAACATGTTTCTGAAGAAATAAAACAAGAGATAGCCCAACAAGTACTTAAAAATACAAATTCTGGAAAACGGGCGCCAGGATTAGCTATGATTCTAATAGGGCATAACCCAATCTCTAATATATACTTAACTAATAAAAAAAAAGCATGTGAACAAGTAGGTTTTATCTCATTTATTTACACTTTACCTATTACAACCACTGAAAACGAGATTTTCCAATTAATTGAAACTCTAAATAACGATAATCGGATAGATGGTATTCTAATTCAACTACCATTACCAAAAAAATTGAAAAATATAAGCATTTTAGAGCGTATTGCTCCCGACAAAGACGTAGATGGTTTTCATCCATATAATATCGGGTGTTTATGTCAACGATCTCCTACGTTACGTCCTTGTACTTCCCGAGGTATTATTACTTTATTAAAATGGTATCACATAAATATGTTTGTGTTACATGCGGTTGTAGTTGGAGCCTCAAATATCGTTGGACGCCCTATGACTATGGAATTATTATTGGAGGGATGCACTGTATCAATTACACATCGTTTTACTCAAAATTTAAAGGTATACATTAAAAATGCTGATTTATTAATTGTAGCAGTAGGGCAAGCAAATTTTATTCCTGGCAGTTGGATAAAACGAGGAGCTATAGTCATAGATGTTGGTATTAACCGTCTAAATAACGGAGATATAGTAGGGGATGTTCATTTTTCTAGTGCTTACGAACGAGCTGCATACATTACACCCGTGCCCGGTGGTGTAGGCCCAATGACAGTAGCCACACTTATTCAAAATACTTTACAAGCTTATAATAGTCATCTCTAA
- the cysS gene encoding cysteine--tRNA ligase: MLKIFNTLTRKKETFTPIVSGKIKIYVCGVTVYDLCHIGHARTFVVFDSIVRYLRYCGYQVDYARNITDIDDKIIKRAYENNETIQQLTHRMIQEMYLDLDALNVLRPNYEPKVTDHINIIIKFIYLLMAKNHAYTAPNGDVMFSVKTMCNYGVLSNKKEINEMHNILKTSNIKRNSMDFVLWKTSKPGEPFWSSPWGAGRPGWHIECSAMIYSIFGNQLDIHGGGSDLIFPHHDNEIAQSVCAYDTSYANIWMHSGMLLLNHEKMSKSLNNFVTIRDILKYYDPETVRYFLMSAHYRSQLKYNDDNLKKAHASLKRLYVALRDTNPTVKPNGGEYFISKFISKMNDDFNTPEAYSVLFDMAHRLNDFKIKRHSLTQGIAATLRYLANTIGLLHQNPEIFLQQITSKNNKNYYTNKKIQKLIQCRENARKNNQWKLADRIRERLAVMGITLEDGSTGITRWKRR; the protein is encoded by the coding sequence ATGCTTAAAATTTTTAATACCTTAACAAGAAAAAAAGAAACATTTACACCTATTGTTTCTGGTAAAATTAAAATATATGTTTGCGGCGTTACTGTTTATGATTTGTGCCATATTGGTCACGCTAGAACATTTGTAGTATTTGATAGTATTGTTCGTTATTTACGTTACTGTGGGTATCAAGTTGATTATGCTCGTAATATTACAGATATAGACGATAAAATCATAAAAAGAGCTTATGAAAATAACGAAACTATTCAACAGTTGACGCATCGTATGATTCAAGAAATGTATCTAGACTTAGATGCTTTAAATGTATTGCGTCCAAATTATGAACCAAAAGTAACTGATCATATTAATATAATCATTAAATTTATTTATTTACTTATGGCTAAAAACCATGCATACACCGCTCCCAATGGGGATGTTATGTTTTCTGTGAAAACTATGTGTAATTATGGTGTATTATCTAATAAAAAAGAAATAAATGAAATGCATAATATCTTAAAAACATCAAATATCAAACGAAACTCTATGGATTTTGTGCTCTGGAAAACCTCTAAGCCAGGTGAACCCTTTTGGTCATCTCCATGGGGTGCAGGTAGGCCAGGATGGCACATTGAATGTTCTGCCATGATTTATTCTATTTTTGGTAATCAATTAGATATTCATGGTGGAGGTTCGGATTTAATTTTTCCACATCATGATAATGAAATTGCTCAATCTGTTTGTGCTTATGATACTTCTTATGCAAATATATGGATGCATTCTGGTATGCTGTTATTAAATCACGAAAAAATGTCAAAGTCATTAAATAATTTTGTTACTATACGTGATATTTTAAAATATTATGATCCTGAAACAGTAAGATATTTTTTAATGTCTGCGCACTATCGCAGTCAATTAAAATATAATGATGATAATCTTAAGAAAGCGCATGCGTCTTTAAAGCGGCTTTATGTCGCTTTACGAGATACTAATCCTACAGTAAAACCTAATGGAGGAGAATATTTTATATCAAAATTTATTTCTAAAATGAATGATGATTTCAATACTCCGGAAGCATATTCGGTGCTATTTGATATGGCACATAGATTGAATGACTTCAAAATAAAACGTCATTCTCTGACTCAAGGTATCGCTGCTACCTTAAGATATTTGGCGAATACTATTGGATTATTACATCAAAATCCAGAAATATTTTTACAACAAATAACATCAAAAAATAATAAAAATTATTATACTAATAAAAAAATTCAAAAATTGATTCAATGCCGTGAAAATGCACGTAAAAACAATCAATGGAAATTAGCCGATAGAATACGAGAAAGATTAGCCGTCATGGGGATAACATTAGAAGATGGGTCCACAGGAATAACAAGATGGAAACGTAGGTAA
- a CDS encoding UDP-2,3-diacylglucosamine diphosphatase yields MSILFISDVHLCMQSPNITDGFLHFLNYHVIHAKALYILGDLFETWLGDDEYNPLHINIANALKKLNQKKISCYFIHGNHDFLLGKEYANACGMTLLSAKKVLQLASGKKIVILHGDTLCTNDNSYQLFRRYLHHTVVQRLFLSLPLSMRSRIFNNVRSYCIRNHKYKSKKKIDINLKMATDILVQNRAHIMIHGHTHQPIIHNIFQSKKDIFNIMVLGCWKKCGSMIEINEESNNIKFTEFPLHKT; encoded by the coding sequence ATGTCTATTTTATTTATTTCAGATGTTCATTTATGTATGCAATCTCCAAACATTACTGATGGATTTTTACATTTTTTAAATTATCACGTAATACATGCCAAAGCTTTATATATTTTAGGGGACTTATTCGAAACTTGGTTAGGAGACGATGAATATAATCCATTACACATTAATATTGCTAACGCTTTAAAAAAATTAAATCAAAAAAAAATTTCGTGTTATTTTATTCATGGTAATCATGATTTTTTGTTAGGAAAAGAATATGCCAATGCTTGTGGAATGACATTATTATCTGCGAAAAAAGTGTTACAATTAGCATCAGGAAAAAAAATAGTCATTTTACATGGAGATACTTTATGTACCAACGATAATTCATATCAATTATTCAGAAGATATCTGCATCATACTGTAGTTCAACGGTTATTTTTATCGTTACCATTATCTATGCGTTCACGTATATTCAACAATGTACGTTCATATTGTATACGAAATCACAAATATAAATCAAAAAAAAAAATAGATATTAATTTAAAAATGGCTACAGATATATTAGTGCAGAATCGCGCTCATATTATGATTCATGGACATACTCACCAACCAATAATTCATAATATTTTTCAATCCAAAAAAGATATTTTTAATATAATGGTATTAGGATGTTGGAAGAAATGCGGTTCAATGATAGAAATAAACGAAGAAAGCAACAATATAAAATTTACAGAATTTCCATTACATAAAACATAA
- the adk gene encoding adenylate kinase → MRIIFLGPPGSGKGTQAHLIASKYNIPNISTGVMLRQVLSGSLYNFYSINKSMIDVMHSGDLVNDEFMMQLMNIRIRKNDCYNGFLLDGFPRTLLQAESMKKYEIFINYIIEFVVSNSVIVDRIIGRRVHVSSGRNYHIKFNPPKNDGLDDITGEALTTRKDDNEEAILKRLHNYYQHTQPVLDYYRKESKDKKVQYFSVDGNRKILEIYKELISILDLRILIIIIFIIF, encoded by the coding sequence ATACGTATTATATTTCTAGGTCCTCCTGGATCTGGTAAAGGAACACAAGCTCATCTTATAGCAAGTAAATATAACATCCCAAATATTTCTACAGGTGTAATGTTGCGTCAAGTTTTAAGTGGAAGTCTATATAATTTCTATTCAATTAATAAAAGTATGATAGATGTTATGCATTCTGGTGATTTAGTAAATGATGAATTTATGATGCAATTAATGAATATACGTATTAGAAAAAATGATTGTTATAATGGATTTTTATTAGATGGATTTCCTAGAACACTTCTACAAGCAGAATCTATGAAAAAATATGAAATTTTTATAAATTACATCATAGAATTTGTTGTATCAAATTCTGTAATTGTTGATCGTATTATAGGTAGACGAGTGCATGTAAGTTCTGGTAGAAATTACCATATTAAATTTAATCCACCTAAAAATGATGGGTTAGATGATATTACTGGAGAAGCGTTAACTACTCGAAAAGACGATAATGAAGAAGCTATACTTAAACGATTACATAACTATTATCAGCATACTCAACCAGTGCTAGATTACTATAGAAAAGAATCGAAAGATAAAAAAGTGCAATATTTTTCTGTTGATGGAAATCGTAAAATTTTAGAAATTTATAAAGAATTAATTAGTATTCTTGATTTAAGAATACTAATTATAATAATTTTTATTATATTTTAA
- the dnaX gene encoding DNA polymerase III subunit gamma/tau encodes MNYQVLARKWRPKKFSDIIGQKHVIQAITHSFSLNKIHHAYLLTGMRGVGKTTIARLFVKGLNCEKGITSTICGQCNSCQDIDSGCFIDLIEIDAASRTKVEDTREFLDNVQYMPSTGRFKVYIIDEVHMLSRHSFNALLKTLEEPPAHVKFILITTEHQKLPETILSRCLQFYLKPLNISQIITQLTHIFNKENIKIESSALESLAYASKGSMRDALSLSEQAIVLGNNDITNDVINNMFGISNIEYPLCLIEKLIDGDGHSIMRQIENLAVLGINWDYVLSEIIIIFQKIAIGQFLLNSLKKEDNNIINQRIRTLSKRITPENIQLYYQIFLLGRRELPYVPSHRIGIEMIMLRALAFCPDTNIINKHHDNGEDSVSSEFACSDNNLTFDLNDSQQHIVADVFQSTHPHQEHNISNTEKSKKMNNILNLELKKSELYSDDNKTKILMLGTNVDTTNTTSKILKARSKLLRYKERSPLNITEKKSNLISESQNTMTSILKRFVNIKTTTLKDSFNYVDNKVGKDLSGYLESNKYDDDMQDFHKNHQNMPDFIKEILQKAIRNDAWLSQIYRLSLSKPAKKLVINAWKEKVSSNEICLHLRSNYQYLNSTTLHDIIQESLSNSIGILIKLYIKNDDNYGIKTPMEYLYMLYKEKMLSVKQEFSNDPYIKMIKDLFDAEIDGNDIQIL; translated from the coding sequence ATGAATTATCAAGTACTTGCCCGTAAGTGGCGTCCGAAAAAGTTTTCCGATATTATAGGACAAAAACATGTTATCCAAGCAATTACACATAGTTTCTCATTAAATAAAATTCATCATGCTTATCTTTTAACTGGTATGAGGGGTGTAGGAAAAACTACTATTGCTCGTTTATTCGTAAAAGGATTAAATTGTGAAAAAGGTATAACATCTACTATATGTGGGCAGTGTAATAGCTGTCAAGATATTGATTCAGGTTGTTTTATAGATCTTATTGAAATAGATGCAGCATCGCGTACTAAAGTAGAGGATACCAGGGAATTTTTAGATAATGTGCAATATATGCCCTCTACAGGGCGTTTCAAGGTATATATCATAGATGAAGTGCATATGTTATCACGTCATAGTTTTAATGCTTTATTAAAGACATTAGAGGAACCACCTGCACATGTTAAGTTTATTTTAATTACTACTGAACATCAAAAATTACCAGAAACTATATTATCTCGATGTTTACAGTTTTACCTAAAACCTTTAAATATTTCTCAAATTATAACTCAACTCACGCATATTTTTAATAAAGAAAATATAAAAATAGAATCTTCTGCATTGGAATCATTGGCTTATGCGTCAAAAGGAAGTATGCGTGATGCCTTGAGTTTGTCAGAACAAGCTATTGTTTTAGGTAATAATGATATAACTAATGATGTTATAAATAATATGTTTGGTATATCAAATATTGAGTATCCATTATGTTTAATTGAAAAATTAATTGATGGAGATGGGCACAGTATCATGCGTCAAATTGAAAATTTAGCTGTTTTGGGAATTAATTGGGATTATGTTTTAAGTGAAATTATTATTATTTTTCAAAAAATAGCTATCGGTCAATTTTTATTAAATTCCTTAAAAAAAGAAGATAACAATATAATAAATCAGCGTATACGTACATTAAGTAAGCGTATTACTCCAGAAAATATACAATTATATTATCAAATATTTCTATTAGGTCGTCGAGAATTACCTTATGTTCCGAGTCATCGCATAGGCATAGAAATGATCATGTTACGAGCATTAGCTTTCTGTCCTGACACAAATATAATCAATAAACATCATGATAATGGAGAAGATAGTGTCTCTTCAGAATTTGCATGTTCAGATAATAATCTTACGTTTGATTTAAATGATTCACAACAACATATTGTTGCTGATGTTTTTCAATCAACACATCCTCATCAAGAACATAATATATCGAATACAGAAAAATCAAAAAAAATGAATAATATACTGAATTTGGAGTTAAAAAAATCTGAATTATATTCAGATGATAATAAAACAAAAATTTTAATGTTGGGAACCAACGTTGATACTACAAATACTACTTCTAAAATATTGAAAGCTCGTTCAAAGTTATTACGATATAAAGAACGTAGTCCATTAAATATAACAGAAAAAAAATCAAATTTAATTTCAGAATCTCAAAACACGATGACAAGTATATTAAAGCGATTTGTCAATATTAAAACAACAACGTTGAAAGATAGTTTTAATTATGTTGATAATAAAGTTGGAAAAGATTTGTCAGGGTATTTAGAATCTAATAAATATGACGATGATATGCAAGATTTTCATAAAAATCATCAAAATATGCCTGATTTCATCAAAGAAATACTTCAGAAGGCAATAAGAAATGATGCATGGTTATCACAAATATATCGATTATCATTATCAAAACCAGCAAAAAAATTGGTCATAAATGCATGGAAGGAAAAAGTATCTTCAAACGAAATATGTTTACATCTTCGGTCTAATTATCAATATTTAAACTCTACAACATTACATGATATAATACAAGAATCACTAAGCAATAGTATAGGTATACTAATAAAATTATATATAAAGAATGATGATAATTATGGAATAAAGACACCAATGGAATATCTTTACATGTTATATAAAGAAAAAATGTTATCAGTGAAGCAGGAATTTTCAAATGATCCATATATCAAAATGATTAAAGATTTGTTTGATGCTGAAATAGATGGAAATGATATTCAAATATTGTAA
- the apt gene encoding adenine phosphoribosyltransferase: MINVVNQQLELIKKSIKFIPNYPKQGILFRDITALLKNHQAYSASVTLLARRYRNYKLTKIVGIEARGFLFSAPLALILKLGFVPARKSGRLPRDTISEPYILEYDSGCLEIHTDAIIPGDKVLIIDDLLATGGTIAAVVKLIRRLGGEVKHAGFIIDLENLGGKTLLKTIGVSSYSLIMFSDY, from the coding sequence ATGATAAATGTTGTGAATCAACAGTTAGAGTTGATTAAGAAAAGTATTAAATTTATACCTAACTATCCAAAACAAGGGATTTTATTTCGCGATATTACTGCATTGTTAAAAAATCATCAGGCATATTCTGCGAGCGTTACTCTTTTAGCTCGTCGTTATAGAAATTATAAATTAACCAAAATAGTTGGTATAGAAGCGAGAGGATTTTTATTTAGCGCTCCATTAGCATTAATATTAAAATTAGGTTTTGTTCCAGCCCGTAAATCGGGAAGATTGCCACGTGATACTATTAGTGAGCCATATATTTTAGAATACGATAGCGGATGCTTAGAAATACATACCGATGCTATTATTCCAGGTGATAAAGTTTTAATTATAGATGATTTATTAGCAACAGGTGGAACAATTGCGGCAGTGGTAAAATTAATCAGACGTTTAGGAGGAGAAGTAAAGCATGCTGGATTTATAATAGACTTAGAAAATTTAGGCGGTAAAACATTATTAAAAACTATAGGAGTAAGTTCTTATAGTTTAATAATGTTTTCTGATTATTAA
- the lon gene encoding endopeptidase La: MNTEQPECIEIPVLPLRDVVVYPHMVIPLFVGRDKSIRCLESAMNGDKKIMLVAQKEASTDEPGVNDLFLVGTISIILQMLKLPDGTVKVLVEGLMRARIIELTDTGNHFKANANSFHPKELDKREQEILMRAVINQFEGYLKLNKKIPPEVLTSLNNVDDADRLADTIAAHMPLKLNNKQSILEMSDVTERLEYLIAIIESEIELLQVERRIRNRVKKQMEKSQREYYLNEQMKAIQKELGELDDVIDENESLKRKIESAKMPKEARKKVESEWQKLKMMSPMSAEATVVRGYIDWILSVPWHARSKMKKDLLKAQESLDKDHYGLERVKDRILEYLAVQNRINKIKGPILCLVGPPGVGKTSLGQSIAKATGRRYVRMALGGMRDEAEIRGHRRTYIGSMPGKLIQKMSKVGVRNPLFLLDEIDKMSLDMRGDPAAALLEVLDPEQNTAFNDHYLEIDYDLSDVMFLATSNSMDIPSPLLDRMEVIRLSGYTEDEKLNIARQHLFTKQIERNALKPGELTIQDDALIGIIRYYTREAGVRNLEREISKLCRKTVKMLLMNKEIKHFIVDENNLKDFLGVRRYDCSHADLENRVGQVTGLAWTEVGGDLLTIETACVPGKGKLTYTGSLGEVMQESIQAALTVVRARANKLGINTDFYEKKDIHVHVPEGATPKDGPSAGIAMCTALVSCLTGNSVKASVAMTGEITLRGQILPIGGLKEKLLAAHRGGIKTVLIPYENKRDLEDMPAIVVNNLEIHPVKQIDEVLILALQNIPFHSEITPASSLI, from the coding sequence ATGAATACTGAGCAACCTGAATGTATAGAAATACCTGTATTGCCTCTACGTGATGTAGTAGTATATCCACATATGGTAATTCCATTGTTTGTTGGTCGGGATAAATCAATTCGCTGTCTTGAATCAGCTATGAATGGTGATAAAAAAATTATGTTGGTGGCCCAAAAAGAAGCCTCAACCGATGAACCGGGTGTTAATGATTTATTTTTAGTTGGAACAATATCCATAATTTTACAAATGCTTAAATTACCAGATGGTACAGTTAAAGTATTAGTAGAAGGGTTAATGCGAGCTCGTATTATTGAATTAACGGATACTGGAAATCATTTTAAAGCTAACGCAAATTCTTTTCATCCTAAAGAATTAGATAAACGTGAGCAAGAAATCTTAATGCGTGCTGTTATTAATCAATTTGAAGGATATCTCAAGCTTAACAAAAAAATACCTCCTGAGGTTTTAACATCCTTGAATAATGTTGATGATGCAGATCGACTTGCTGACACTATAGCTGCTCATATGCCACTTAAATTAAATAATAAACAATCTATTTTAGAAATGTCAGATGTTACAGAACGTCTGGAATATTTAATAGCTATAATAGAGTCAGAAATTGAATTATTACAAGTTGAAAGACGTATTCGTAATCGTGTAAAAAAACAAATGGAAAAAAGTCAACGTGAGTATTATTTAAATGAACAAATGAAGGCTATACAAAAGGAATTGGGAGAGCTTGATGACGTTATTGATGAAAATGAATCTCTTAAACGTAAAATAGAATCAGCTAAAATGCCTAAAGAAGCACGAAAAAAAGTAGAATCAGAATGGCAAAAGTTAAAAATGATGTCTCCTATGTCTGCGGAAGCCACTGTAGTGCGTGGATATATAGATTGGATATTATCAGTTCCTTGGCATGCAAGAAGTAAAATGAAAAAAGATTTACTTAAAGCTCAAGAAAGTCTGGATAAGGATCATTATGGATTAGAGCGTGTTAAAGATCGTATTTTAGAATATTTAGCTGTACAAAATAGAATAAATAAAATTAAAGGACCTATTTTATGTTTAGTGGGTCCTCCTGGAGTGGGTAAGACATCACTAGGACAATCTATTGCTAAAGCTACTGGACGTAGATATGTACGCATGGCTTTAGGTGGTATGCGTGATGAAGCTGAAATTAGAGGTCATCGTCGTACTTATATTGGATCTATGCCTGGAAAACTTATACAAAAGATGTCTAAAGTTGGTGTAAGGAATCCGTTATTTTTGTTAGATGAAATAGATAAGATGTCTTTAGATATGCGTGGGGATCCAGCTGCTGCTTTGTTAGAAGTATTGGATCCAGAACAGAATACTGCTTTTAATGATCATTATTTAGAAATAGATTATGATTTATCTGATGTTATGTTTCTTGCTACCTCTAATTCGATGGATATTCCCAGTCCTTTATTAGATCGCATGGAGGTAATACGTTTATCTGGATATACTGAGGATGAAAAATTAAACATAGCACGACAGCATTTATTCACTAAACAAATAGAGCGTAATGCTTTAAAGCCGGGAGAATTAACTATTCAGGATGACGCTTTAATAGGTATTATTCGATATTATACACGTGAAGCTGGAGTACGTAATTTAGAACGCGAAATTTCTAAGTTATGCCGTAAAACGGTAAAAATGCTACTAATGAATAAAGAAATAAAACATTTCATCGTTGATGAAAATAATTTAAAAGATTTCCTTGGTGTTCGACGTTATGATTGTAGTCATGCAGATTTAGAAAATCGTGTTGGACAAGTTACTGGGTTAGCTTGGACTGAGGTAGGAGGAGATCTTTTAACTATTGAAACTGCTTGTGTTCCTGGAAAGGGTAAATTAACTTACACTGGTTCATTAGGTGAAGTTATGCAAGAGTCTATTCAAGCTGCATTAACTGTAGTGCGGGCGCGTGCAAATAAACTAGGAATTAATACTGATTTTTATGAGAAAAAAGATATTCATGTTCATGTGCCGGAGGGAGCTACTCCAAAAGATGGACCGAGCGCTGGAATTGCTATGTGTACTGCTTTAGTGTCTTGTTTAACAGGAAATTCGGTTAAAGCGAGTGTAGCTATGACAGGAGAAATAACTTTACGAGGACAAATATTGCCGATTGGTGGTTTAAAAGAAAAATTATTAGCAGCACATCGAGGAGGTATTAAAACAGTTTTAATACCGTATGAAAATAAACGTGACTTAGAAGATATGCCTGCTATTGTAGTTAATAATTTAGAGATTCATCCAGTAAAACAAATAGATGAAGTTTTAATATTAGCTTTACAAAACATCCCGTTTCATTCCGAAATAACACCTGCATCATCATTAATATGA